Sequence from the Rutidosis leptorrhynchoides isolate AG116_Rl617_1_P2 chromosome 3, CSIRO_AGI_Rlap_v1, whole genome shotgun sequence genome:
CTGAATCAGTTAAACTATATGTCAAAATTCAGTATAATTGTAAATACATAATCCGATTTAACAATATGTAAAAATTCATTATACTTCTTAATTCAGTATACTTTTAAATACATAATCCAGTTAAAATATATGTAATAattcattatattcatatattcatacCTCTAAATAAACAATCCAGTATACTtctaaatacatatacataatccAGTTAACGTATATGTAAAAattcattatattcatatattcagACCTCTAAATACAGTATCCAGTATACATATGTAAATACATAGTCCATTTATACGAAATGTAAAAATTATTCATATTCATACCTCAATTAAGGTTAAATTGAGTAGCAAAAAATAGCAGTTCAAAAACTCTCAATTTAGTAGCCAAAAACAGAGCGTAAAAAAAATATCAGATTTCGATTCAGATTTGGATTCAATTGAATATATTACGATTAAAATTAATCGGCATAAATAGCAGAACAAAAAATGTCAGATTACGATTCAATGGAATAGATTACGATTCAATTCATTATGTGTAGACCATCGTAAAATCCCAAATTAGGATACTGAGTTATTAATCGATCAATAAAGAATACCTTGTTCATTATTGTTCAACCCGCAAATTCGTATCAAACTTAGCATCGGCGAAATAGATGAAGTGACATATGcgatcaatttattgatgaattaaCCTTGCCGAATCATCGATTAGGCAAAAAAAAAGCGCATAACCCTAATTTTGAGTTTGTGTGTGTAATAATGAATGGGTGTTTGTGCTGCAGAACTCTTGCCCGTGTCTGTTTATTGAAGGGTATTTAGGGAAAAGTGTGTATTGAAAATAGTAGTATAAGCTTATAATTAGATTCAATGGTGATGAAATAAGAGTAATGGTTGTCTTTTTTAGGATTCAATGGTGTAGATTAGAAGTTGATGTTTTAATATAAATCAATAAGTCTTTTCTTTTAAGCTCTGTTCCAGAGTTTTTGATGGaaataaatgaaatgaaatgaaaggGGATGATTTGGGATCCTTCCAACTTGGAAGGAAGGATTGAGAGGAAAATTAGGCAAAAATCATCAATCCCCTTCCTTTCCCTTCATTTCAACTAAAACTCAGGAACACACAAATTTTTTAATTTCTTTCTATTTCTCTTCCTTTTTCTCCAAAACAAAACTCTGGAACAAACCCTTAATGTATAGTATAGaagtatagatagatatagatgtgTAGTATAGATAGATATGAAGATATTATCATCTTCTTGACTTTTGATCAACTTTAATTTCATAATAAGGTAAAGAATCTAATGTTACTTTTGAACCATATCTTGGAAAAACTTTTATTTTTGCCTTCGCATTTTCTGCAAACTTTGCAAGGAATCATTCCTTCTTTAGGTTGATAGGTTGAGATAACATTGATCATACAACATTCTAactctaaatatataaatataaaaccttTTATAGAAGCTTAACGTTCAATATTGACTCTTTGAGGCTTCCAATATTCAGATTCGCACCCATACAAAATCTTAATACACATACACAATTCAAATAAAAAAAGAACTTTTTATTGCAACTGTAAAAATAAAAGAGGCGATAAAAAGATTCCAATAAGAAAAATTGGCTTTAGAAACTATACGTAATTTGAATTCACAGTGTTATAATTACATAATTACCCTTTCCTTTTAATGTACCGAGTTTAGACCCAAAGGGAAAGATATCAGCTGGTATGAGTCTTTTTCTTCTTGAGAGTCTTTATCATCCCTTTAGCAATTTTGAAGAACCAAAACAGATTCATAATTGCCAAAACCGGCGGTATCGTATGCAATCCGTAAAATGTGGCTATATGAACTCGCCTCACCTAAAAAAACAATAATTCAATGTAGGATTTCATGTATTATATGACAAGTACAAAATTAACGTAGTGTACCTGATCAATGTTGTTATACATATGGTAGAAAAAGAAGCCAAATAACACGATCCTTGCAACCTGAACGAATTACAAACTTATATGTCAACATTTTTAAAAAAATTACACAAGAACAATGAAGAAGGTTTTGCATGTTACACGTACCAACCATCCTAAAAACATTGCAACTCCATTCCACAAATAAAGCTTTGAAGCTTTCATGTTGGCGACATCAAAATACCTGTAGTCGTAGCATGAATGAGTTTCGGTTTACAAAGGTGAATTAATGAAAATTTCAAGGACTTTCGTATAATTTAGTAGTTTGTATACCATCTTAAGTTGACAAACGGCGTTGTAGTCTCTGTGAAaagaaacataaaaatataaaattgGCCTTCACCGCTTTTAATGGATTGTAGAATTGCGAACATTGAGAGCCCATGGTGCAATATCTGAACGAGATAAACACATATTTGATAAGCAGTTGACTTTTTTGAATTTGACTTATTGTCATGTGGCGATTTTTGACCCATTTATGGTTAATTGGGTTGTTGCAGTTACACTTTGTCAACGGGTCAGACAggtaaattttaaaaaaatgacAAAAAGGAAATGGATTGCAAGTCAAACAAACTGTTTCGAATGTGCAAACGTCCTTATCTTCATTTCGGATAACAAACGATCATTAACCAAAACTAAATGAGAGTCGCTTACATATTCAAGACCACCTAAAGTTGGATAAGTCCAAATAATCATGGCCATGTCTGCCAAAAAATAACCCGAAGACATCTGCAATGATATCAAAGAAAAATAACTTAGAACTTAATGCACTATCCGAGCAAATATTGTGAAACATAATACGTAAAACACAACACACCAACATAAACATGTTAACGAAAACCGAAACACCTTTAAGAGTATTAGATTAAGTCAAAGtcgaagtcaaagtcaaagtcaaacataCCCCAAGTATGGTTTCTGATAAAACAGACTTTCTCTTGATGATCAACTCTTCATGGGCATTTTCATCGAAAAGATCTGAAATGAAATGAAAGTAAAGAGAAGCAATGGCCACAAAAAGTGCATGAAAGGTGGAGAAACCTCTGAAAAGAAGAAAAGGCGGATAATGCGTTAGTTAACATAACTTAAGAAAAAACATCAAATTTCAAATTTAAGAAAATAACAAAATATAATGAGTAGGATGGAAAAAGTTAGATAATAACCTGTTCTTCCATTCAAGCTTTTGTGCCTTGTTGAGTTTACTAAAACCTTTGTAGAATAAGGGTGTAACTATTCCTGTAAATTCGTAAGACTTTAAAAACAATGTAAGATATCAGAATTTtccatttaatttaaatcattatgaaATTACATCTATATAGCAGCGAGATCAACCACATAACTACAACCAGAAAGTGCATTCACTATTTTATTGTTCTGTCTTACGATCTATTTACTTTTCACTAAATGATCTGTTTCAGTACAGCTTTTTAGTTCAAAATAAACGTAAATAACCCTTAGTTTGCAACAAATGCGTGTTATATTATTTGAATAGAAGATATAAGAAAGCTGGGTAGTGAGTAGTAGTATTCAGGCAAATTAATTGAGCAAAAATAAGATAAGCTTACAAGTTTACACATAATGATGCCTCCAAAAGCTGAAATCATCCATCTTCTTTGGGTAGTTAAACtaccaaaatcatcaatcaaatttAAATTCAGATTCAACCCAATGGGAGAGCTATAATCCAAACCCAACATCGGTAACTCTTTTGTATATATCCCGTTTCAAGCCTGGTTCAACAAAAACTACAACAAAAAAACATAACATAACATAACATAACACACACACAAATGAATacaaataaaaaaaacaatttcaaAAAACACAAAAAATACTAAACGTCGAAAGCCGTAACATAACATAACATAACATAACATGTAATATAATGACAGATTAAGGCAGATGTTACGGGACAAAAAATCGTCCCTCTGCCCATTTATTATGATCACATATCGGTTATCTTtctttaaataaatataaagaaaacaAATAATAAGAACATAATAAACTAAAGATCCATTAGGCAACCAAGAGGGGTGGACATATTCGTGCAAAAAGGGTGTGTCTTGAAAAAATAAGAACATATAAACCGAGTGGATTTTATTGGACAGGACAAAATCTTGAAAATCAACATcaaaataaaaatagatatatatgtaaaaaaaaaaaaaaaaaaaaacaggtttTAAGGAAttggatagtttttttttttaatatatgtaaataattttGATTATCATATTGGCGGTGAAAGAATAAGAATGATAGGGGAAGATGTTACCGTGATGGAACGCGGACAGAGATCGGTATATTTCTCCGGCCGATTATGAATTGATGGAAACAGAACAGAAGTGGTGTTTTGGTTTAGGGCTGGTCCCATTGTTTTGGAGGAAGAAGGAGATATATATACGGTTAAATCATTGGGATATTGTTATGTCTATTGGACTCTTTGATCAAAAAATATTCACATACTTCCAATAACGATTACACTTGCTTCCGGATTTGGATTTCTATTTTGATCACTTTTGTGTCTTTCAAATAAATAATCATATTGtcatttatcataatcataatcatatcataatatattatatatcatataactagttttatgagcccgtgagTTGCACGACAGTTGTATTAAATAATATTCGATGACGTTAGTATTGAAACTCTactataatacaattacaatgaaaaaaaTCCTTTATTTCTGATAATATTTATATCAGAAGCATTAGTATTGCATACTAACGCATAGATTATGAGCCGGTATGTTGAAACCATTATAACTTCAATTAACAAATAATCGATAAAATACCAAACATGAGCCCgcaaaaaaattattttaaaactgatctttaataataatatttttttatgtaCATCTGTAATTGTATATGACTTTGATACAAACTAATTCCATTATATCAAAATCTTCACCGCAACAGAGTAGAGGTAGATCTAAATATTTATAAGGATTACAAAATAACAATTTAACTTCAAATAACAAAGTTATTTTTACGTGTTAAGCGATGAAAATGACCCAACAGATATTAACTAATAGTGGGCAAACATACTCACAATAAAAACTTAAATTGTTACTTAAATATCGTGTAAGCATTAAGTATTAGTAACTATTTCATAgtaattaattattagtaatagcaATTAAGTGATACAAGATGAGTATAAATCAAACTCAAAAAGATTCATTGTAATGATTTATATATATCTCAAGTGTAGTAAAAAAatgatgaatatatattttgtataaaaataatataaatttaatataatctCCATCTCTATCTCTATAATAAAACAGAAGCTTAACAGAGCAATTACttaattttaaattaaattttaatcATTAGATTAGACAAATTACAATCAATACCCTCATAATTTAATCATCAAAttaaaatttttgaacttatagtacaataatcaaaattttaaaattgatgTTCCAATAATGaccttaaaattttaattaaatttcACTATCCTTAATCGAGAATGTTATTGTTATCTATAAGTTATTTAATAATCAAATATATATCACTGTTATTCTATTATATATCACTtatatgttattaattattattttattatacatAGTTATTAAGCAgatatatatgttattgttatatatattgctGTTATTCTATTATATATCACTtatatgttattaattattattttattatacatAGTTATTAAGCAgatatatatgttattgttatcacGTATCACGTATCTTTATTGTTAtcaaattttatttaattattattttattatatatcacATAAAACTTCTAAGTTAAGTATAATAAATTTAAGATACATAATTCTCATAAAACTTGTGTTGATAATTTCTTCCGTATTGTGTTTCTAATTAATCCtcccgttatatatatatatatatatatatatatatatatatatatatatatcttttataaagtaaCAAAATTGGCTATATCTTTTATCTTTTATAAGGTAACAAATCAACTATATTTcataaattaatttaatatttagtttagtttataataatagaaTGACACGTAGGATTATGTAGGATTCATATTAATTAATAGAATGACACGTAGGATTATGTAGGAttcatattaattaatataatgacACGTAGGACAATTTAAATTTGATTAATTGAGGAGATGACACGTAAGCATAATGGCACGtgttttataataatgtatagatgtaTAGAAGATTAAGATacgttattattttattatatatcacATAAAACTTCTAAGTTAAGTATAATAAATTTAAGATACATAATTCTCATAAAACTTGTGTTGATAATTTCTTCCATATTGTGTTTCTAATTAATCCtcccgttatatatatatatatatatatatatatatatatatatatatatatatatatatatatatatatatatatatatatatatatatatatatcttttataaagtaaCAAAATTGGCTATATCTTTTATCTTTTATAAGGTAACAAATCAACTATATTTcataaattaatttaatatttagtttagtttataataatagaaTGACACGTAGGATTATGTAGGAttcatattaattaatataatgacACGTAGGACAATTTAAATTTGATTAATTGAGGAGATGACACGTAAGCATAATAGCACGtgttttataataatgtatagaagattataattatatataataattataaattataataataatataatattataatatttatctTTTAATTCGATACAACGCGCAAAACCTTACCAGCctattgtattatattattattatgttatatgttaTCTTTCGCGCATATGTTTACGCGCTTGCGCAACTGTTTGCGCACTCTCTTGCCCAATTTTCGCGCGCTTTTCGCATAGTTGTCCGAAATTTCACGCGCAGTTTTCATGTGGTATTACGCATAGACTTT
This genomic interval carries:
- the LOC139899106 gene encoding uncharacterized protein, whose translation is MLGLDYSSPIGLNLNLNLIDDFGSLTTQRRWMISAFGGIIMCKLSYEFTGIVTPLFYKGFSKLNKAQKLEWKNRGFSTFHALFVAIASLYFHFISDLFDENAHEELIIKRKSVLSETILGMSSGYFLADMAMIIWTYPTLGGLEYILHHGLSMFAILQSIKSGEGQFYIFMFLFTETTTPFVNLRWYFDVANMKASKLYLWNGVAMFLGWLVARIVLFGFFFYHMYNNIDQVRRVHIATFYGLHTIPPVLAIMNLFWFFKIAKGMIKTLKKKKTHTS